The Zalophus californianus isolate mZalCal1 chromosome X, mZalCal1.pri.v2, whole genome shotgun sequence genomic interval ccgatgtggggctcaatcccaggaccctgggatcatgacccgagccaaaggcagatgcttaacgactgagccacccaggtgcctctgcattttaattttttttctttcctctttctctctttttaaaaaatttcctattcttatattctgtatttacttttattattttaaaaaatttaaaagatcttatttaattatttgagaatgGGAGCATAAGTagagggaagtggcagagggagagggagaagcaggctccccactgaagagggagcccaaatcagggcttgatcccaggatcccgggatcatgacctgagccaaaggcaaatacttaaccaactgagccacccaggcacccctctatatttacttttaaacCCTGAATAATCAAATACCAGTAATGAAACTTGACATTTGCTTGGTgaagtataaatttatttttcttaaaaatttgtttttattctcatcattttctccaatatttatgtttttcattgtttGGAAATTTCATTTCTCCAAGcagaaatttcattttacataaattcGATACTGGGAGTGCTGTTAGTAGCTTTCAGGGCAATATCTTAAGCTTGGTTGGACTGCAGAATAAGGATCACTTCATTAATCTTGGCACAGAGAAACTCAGGATATTTGAGCATATAAAGAATTTCAGCATCATCCATCTCAAACAGTATTCCAGAGATTTTTCCAGCCAGAGTTGGGTGAATGGATTGAACCAGAGGTACCAGCTTTTCACCCAAGATATTCTTCTGAGTAGTAGCTGATGCCAACACAGACACATTTGGAATACCATGACCAGTGGGGATAGGCTTCTGGTTGGATGCTGGCCTTCCTGCTTTAAATTTAAGAGGCCTGCGGACATTTGCAACAGCTGTAACTTTTTTGAATCTTTGGTTTGCAGGTGGTCTTAAAGCAGAAGTTTGAGGGTAAAGAGCCATTTTTGGGGTTGTCATATTGGTGGTTTGATAGGTTGACTTGACCCCTGGCACTTGTGGCTGTATGCAAGTGCTGACTGATGGCTTAGGTGCTGCTACTGAGTGGATAGCATAATGTACATTCTGAGATGGATGTTATTTGGCCCTTACCACAGGCTTGTAAAAATGTACATTGCTACATTGAGACTGAGGAAGATTTGGTATGAAGTTATTGGATGATGGTATCTTTCGATAGTTGAGTATAGAATCATCTCCATCTCTCACAGCTGAGATTCTTTCCATATAGTTCTTGGTGAGGAAAGCCTGGCGCTCATCCTTACTTTGTGCAATAGCCACATACagtggtttggtgatcacaattTTTCCATTCATTGCCATGACAGCTTTATTAGCTTCCTCAGGAGATGTAtagcaaacaaaaccaaagcctTTGCTGTGGCCTGCCTCCATCATGACCCTGGCACTAGAGATTGTGCCAAAGAGGGAGAATTCTCCTCTCAGTCGTTTGTCATCAATATCATCTTCAAGATTTTTCACATAAAGGTTAGCACCCTTGCACTTGGTGAGTTTACCctgttttatttgttcaaattTATGTTTTAGTTCAGATTGTCTCTTTAGGTTTTCTGGGCTCTACCAACATAAATTTGATTTCCATTAAGGACTTTTCCATTTCATCCTTTCAATGGCTTTCTTGGCATcttcaaaattctcaaaattcaCAAATCCAAAGCCTTTGGATTTTCCACTTTCATCAGTCATAACTCTTACACTTAATACAGAATCAAACTCACCAAAAACCTCTTTAAGACATTCATCATCTACATCATCTCCAAAATTCTTGATGTAAACATTGGTAAATATGTTTGCTTTAGCTCTCAGCTCTGCTTCCCTTTCTTTGTGAGGTTTAAATTGCCCAACAAAAACTTGGCTACCTTTCAGCAGAATATCATTCATCTTTGCAATGGCCCTTTTAGCAGCTTCTGAGTTCTCAAAATGCACAAATCCAAAACCTTTTGATCCATTTTCATCGGTTACTACTTTACAAGAAAGAATGTTTCCGAAGACAGAAAATGTATCATAAAGGGACTTATTATCAATAGACTTATGAAGATTTTTGATGAATATATTGCCCACTCCACTCTTACGAAGTGATGGGTCACACTTGGACCACATAATATGCAGTGGCTTGCCATTGATAATATCAAAGTTCATAGTGTGCAGAGCCCACTCAGTATCAGCCCGCAGCAAGAAGTTCACGTAAGCGTAGCCCAGAGAGCAGCGCGTTACCAGGTCACTGCACACCTGAATGGAAAGGATTGGCCCAGCAGAGTTGAATTTCGCATACACCATTGCCTCATTCACTTCAGGTTGCAGGTTTCCGACATAGAGTGTGGACATTTCAAAGTGGGGAACTGAAGCACTCATCTTAAGTTAGGTCTTGAGCGAAATCTTGAGGGAGGTCTCAAGCAGGTGCCACGACAGGATCTCTTTCAGTGGAACAGTCAATGAAAGGAGGAATGGAGGCCAGGAACACTCTGGCCCCAGCCACAGTCCCAGCGGGGAGCTCAGCCCTCGGAAACTGAGCCTATAGACACCAGGTTATGGTGAGTCACGAACATTGCCAGTAGATACCCAGCATCCCAGATTGTGATGCAGTCTGCTTCTTTGACGTCACATGCGTAGGTGCCACGTGCGGAGGGCAGCCTTTGATCACGTCTTTTGTCTGGTCCCTAAACCCAGAAGTTCCTTGCTTCAGGTGGCCGAGGGCAGCAGCCATAACTGTTGCTCAGTGGGCTGCTTGGAGACAAGAAATATGCCTCCAGGAAGTAAAGCAGGTAATTCAGTGGTCTTTTTctgactttacttttttttttttaatctctaactCACCACctctactccccccacccccactcctcccctctcTTCACCTTCTCTCTTCTACCTTTCCCCACCttccgtgtgtgtctgtgtgtgcacgagtgcatgcacacatgtcTGTGCTTTTTCTTTGAAAGCTTTTTTGGGGCAAGCCCGAGAGGGAGGggggatgtttaaaaaaaaatctccaagtgGATACACTGCTGTAACAGCTTGGTTGGGCTTAGGTTTTAAggtgttgtgtgttttttttaactatttaaaaaactgttcATTATTTCCTGTGGTAATGTCAAAATTCTTTAGGCTTGTTATTGCTTATTTTtggtattaaaattttactttagaaTAAATACCAGCAGCTTAAACCTTAGATGTTCCTGGCATGTCTGAGGTATGCTAAATTTTGAGGCtaataaaattttcaagaattGAACTATCAGTAGGAAAATGTCACATTTAGAGCAAAATGAAAGAGCACTCGATTATTGTTCTGTCTTGAATTGACTGATGGAAGTTTGCTGATGTACTGttaattttttacatataaaaattagtaagaatTAGGGGTTATTAAAAAGAATTGAGATGAATTCTCCAAATTACTCACTGTTCATCCTGTTTGGGGAATTCTTATACATATGTATCAATGGAGAATGAACCCTGGACCCAAATTTAGGAAATCAACAATAATTCCCCAATTTTCTAATAATTCTTTAAACTGTAAAAGAGTATTATGTCCTTTTCTGGTTGTTCCCAGAAATAATCTACatgtgacaaaatattttttttctcactatatAGGTCTTCTtgtatcttgttttgttttattctaagaggtttatgtaaaagaatatttgcaaattgtcCTTAGAGCAGagcagtaaaataaaacaaacatttactgagcaacttGATGTGTTACTTCATTGGGTCTATATAACCTTATGAAATTGGTACTTTCATtgccattttacatataaagaaactgagatacGGGAATATTAACTTGCATAAACTGGTAAGTGtcaaaactagaatttaaacataTGCAACCTGGCACTCATTCTTTGTTTCTACTCCACATTTCCTTCCTGTAATAGggaaaaaattttgcttttttctctatgTGATCCATCACTATAGATTTCAAACTAACCTCTGTAGGACCTGAAATAATAGTACCACAGATTCTGAAAGAAATCTAAGGTTTTAAGAAAATCTAGAGTTCATTAACACTATTAATATACTTGGCACAGTCTAAAACTTTGGAACTGTATTCAAATATATCTATTATACATGGTTGAGCAGATTATTCACACTTAAATTCTTGGACATTTGTTAAGATTAGACATTTTCTGATCAGTTGTACAAATGCTGAGCTTTGAGTTTTTTGAACCCCAAACCCAGTAAATACATGTGGTAAGATGTTATACCTTCTGCATTTAAACCAAATGTGTACAGAAACTTcgtgtattttaattttagatttagctctattgtctttttaaaattcatattgtctcaaaatgaatttaaaaatttaaaaatcttcataatatgtaaaaataatcttttattccTGGTTATTTTCTATGCCAAGATAATACCCTCATTTAGAGTTTATACTGTGATTATCcatgaaattatattattaataaggGTTAGCAATGTAATGAAAAATGAACACTGACCTTTTCATTAAGAGTTCTATAAACACACATGTATGAATAATAGTAGTGGCACTACTATTACTTGGCAAATTTAAGTGGCACTACTATTACTTGGCAAATTTAAGTTACTTAAATATCATCCATATGATGTCATCCACACCATTAAAAATTTACTAAGGTTTAGGAATTCAGTAAGTAAAAACACACtgcaaattttaatatgtttaggATCAGTAACTTCACTGTGTCAATTTGTTAAAAGGCCAAATAGTGATTTTACAAACAATTAGACTTTaacaggaagaaatgaatttATGTCCTTCTTGCTTTTAAGATGCATATAATGATAGATGTACTGTCATGCAAGCTCTTGTTTTTAGGTACACAACATCTCTTAATGtcctcaagaaaatgaaatattacatatCAATTACTGATAAGTGTATAAAATGCATTagtggcttttcttcttttagttacttttaatttttttttttattcatgagagtcagagagagagagagagagaggcagaggcagagggagaagcaggttccccgcctagcagggagcccgatgcgggactcgatcccaggaccccgggatcatgacctgagctgaaggcagacgcttaaccatctgagccacccaggtgcccctcttttagTTACTTTTAATTAAAGCTCATTCATCATAGCTTAGAAAGATGGAATGTTTTCAGGCtgtttttattggaaaatggCAGTGAGCCTTTAAAGTCAAAAGTACATGACAAGAGTTTCagatcaataaaattgttttcatagTACTTAAGATTTATATAAACTTGGGTTGAttcctctccatttcttctaAATATGTTCCTTAAGACAaatttggaggggcgcctggatggctcagtcagttaagtgtctgccttcagctaaggtcatgatcccagggtcctgggatcgagccccacattgggctccccactcagcaaaaagcctgcttcttcctctctctctgcttgctgctccccgtgctgtgctctctgtcaaataaataaataaaatcttaaaaaaacaaatttggaaaatattttttaataatatcagGTTTCATGTGTTTTTGTAATGCCACACTATGATATCATGGCCTAATGAGAAATACCTatagggaaagaaacaaattttaGTTCTACCCTTCAAAATCTTCTAGCTGGTTTAAGATTTAAATTGGCATGAGGcagattaagaggagaaaaaaaatacaaagtcttATTATATGTGCACAGAGGTCTAATAATGAAATCGAGACCCAGATTAATGACCATGGCAggtaatttttatactttttaggcAAAGGGaataaatctgtgaggaattgacaggaaaATGGAAACTCTGGGAGCTTCAATTAGTaaagaattctaaacagaatttgacCTGGAGTAATAAATTGGTAAAAAGTAATTAAGGTTTTTTATACAGGCTTCTCTGCTCTAAATTTCCCATCTCTagtgataaggatgtctctttaCTTTCTGGTATGGAGAGGGTACCTTTTAtatgggagatttatttcttgctttccgGAGACAAGGAGGGGGAGTCagagtggtttttttgtttgttttgttttgttttttttgcttgcATTGTCTATCttttatgtaacttttatttagaataatcaatatgccaaagttgTACACTTTGGAGTGGCCTGTCCTTGTTCCCTACatacttctttgattttttttaaataattcctaCTGGGCTGCTCTGTGTTATGGCCATCAATTTTTACATATTGCAAACAAATCTCtataaaaggattaaaattaaTGACATTCAAGGCCTGATGCAAGATAAGTTCCAAAGTGAGGAAAATAACAGAATAACCTTCTCTCAAATCTTTATGCTGAGAATGATAAATTAAtagttttaattagaaaaaaagctAATTGCtgaaatacatttatacatttttaattcacatttttagcTAAAGTTATAAAATCTAATGTACTTTTTTGAGGATATAAAGATTCCTTTCAAGTTCTGAATGTGAATGAGCACCTCTGAATGAGATAAGGTTTTTCTGGAGAGGTGTTCAGGTCTACTGGGCTGGAAGCTAGAAATATAATTTCCTGATTCTCCTCTAACTTGTAAAGATAATTACTTATCCTCTCTGTGCCTACTATAAGGATGTTATTAGAATGACTGAGAATACTGAGGCATTGTTAagattttttatggctaaatggagaaaaatggtgACAAACTTCATGTTACCTTACAGATGGTactttacctttccttttttctttcaaacaaagGCTATTTGACAAATCAaggttggtttttaaaattaatatcctCATATGACATGAAATCCTTGAGAATTTTACCTTCACATTACTTATGAATTGCaagtttcaaatttaaaaaatgttagcaaaatgatgttttttattgaataaacacttattaaaatagtaactttttattctaaattttaggACAATATTGGGAGACTCCTCTTTTCCAGGAGTCAGTGAGTGAAAGGTTCACAACCAAGGTAGATATCAATCAAAATTTTTTCAGTagattttctttagtttctaccAGAGGTAAGATGAAGAAATGATCAGATATTACCTGGATGGGTTTCTTGGCCCTTCAGTAGTAAAGTTTCTCTATTTAACTCTTGAACTTTCTGTTAGGGCTTTCCAGAGaacacaatgacaacaacaacaaaataggaTGTAGATAAGACATGTGTATacctatatctatgtatctatctatctacctaacTATCTGTTATCTATCTGCCTGCCTATCTACTTATCTATTTATagaaagagacaggaaaagggagagggaaagagggagagaaaggggtgaagggagagacagtgaaagaaggCGAggcagagatttattttaaggaattggctcatgtaattGAGGGGCCTGGGAAATCCAAATTCTGCAGGGCAGGCTTAAAGGCTGGTGATACAGGGTGGCGTGTTGATGTTGAAAGCAATCTGGAAGCAGAATTCCTTGCTTTTTGAGGGACCTCAGTCTTCCTTCACTAAGGCCTTGAACTAATTGGATgagcccacccacattatgtAGGATAATTTGCTTTACACagagtccactgatttaaattttaaacttatcTAAAAAATATCTTCACCCCAATATCTAGACTGGTGTTTGGTCAAAGATGTGGGTACCCTGACTTAACTGatttaacacataaaaatcaCCACCACGTCTATTTTGCTCACCCACctcttctctggcaaccaccagtttgttttctgtatttaagagtctgtttttttgtttaattttatttattattttaaaaataatttatttatttgagggagagagcaaggacaggagtgggggatgggcagaaaagggagggagaagcagactgcccactgagcatggagcccaaatgcagggctcagtcctgggattccaggatcatgacccgagctgaaggcagatacttaactgactgagccacccgggtgtccctggttttttttttttttagatttgcctttttctgtctAACTTATTTAAATTAGCATAATaccgagagactatggactctgaaaaacaaaccgagggttctggagcggaggggagggggaggatgggttagcctggtgatgggtactaaagagggcacgttctgcatggagcactgtgtggttatacgcaaataatgaatcatggaacactacatcaaaaactaatgatgtaatgtatgttgattaacataacataataaaaaaattaaaaaaaaggcaatatgaacaaattaaaaaataaaaataataaattagcataataccctttattttttttcaaagattttatttatttatttgacagagggagacacagtgagagagggaacacaagcagggggagtgggaaagagagaagcagacttcccacagagcagggaacctgatgtggggctcaatcccagaaccctgggatcacgacctgagctgaaggcagacgcttaatgactaagccacccaggcgccccagcataataccctttagatccatccatgttgtcacaaatggcaagatgtcattcttgtttatggctaatattcaattgtgtgtgtctttgtgtgtaaCATCTTCTTAgcccatttatctattgatggactcttgcattgcttccatatcttagctattgtaaataatgctgcaataaacataggcatgcatataacttttcaagttagtattttcatatttttgtttggCAAAtccccaatagtggaattactggattatatggtatttttatttttaattttttgaggaagctccatattattttccacagtggttgcaccaatttacatttctactgACAGTGcacaaatgttcccttttcttcacatccttgccaacacttgttatttcttgtctttttgatactaaccattctgactggtgtgagatgatatatcattgtggttatttgtatttccctgatgatgactgatactgagcatctttccatgtgactgtcatctgtatgtcttctttgaaaaaaaaatgtttactcagattttctgcccatttttaaatcagattttttttatggtattgaggGGTTTatgaggtacaaacttccagtttaaaaaaaaatggagatgaaaactacagcataaagaatatagtcaataatatgtcataatatatggtgacagatagtgACCATGCTTATTGTATTgaacattgagtaatgtataaaattgtctaaacaggggcgcctgggtggctcagttgcttaagcgactgccttcggctcaggtcatgatcctggagtcccgggattgagtcccacattgggctccctgctcagcagggagtctgcttctccttctgactctcttccctctcgtgctatttctcattctctctctctcaaataaataaataaaatctttaaaaaataaaaataataaaattttctaaacaatatgttgtacaactgaaactaatacagcattgtcaattatacttcaaaatgaaacaaaaagtaaccatcacaaactttcagttttaagCAGAGATTCAAGGCCACATTGCCACTTTCTTGAGGAATAGAGAACAAGAGTGTTGCCCACAGTTAAGCACAATGGACAAGACCTTTTCTCTGTTGAGGTGAGCAATTTTATATAATGTTATCAATTGTTCAGGTCCTaggaattatttagaaaatatagtgTTTTGTGCAAGGAAAATAATGGATGGCCAAGGCAGCTTACCCCCTCATTAAAACATTATATCTACAGTATATTGTACTCCCCACATAGAGTCACCCTTGTGCTAATTTCCTCTACCCATTCTTTGCCAGGGATGCTATATAATTCAATCCATTCAGAGTGTAAGCTATGACTACCCTATCCGTGCTTCTTAGAACTGGGGATGTCTGGGGCTCTAATCCCTGGGCATTGGCACATCCAGTTTGAATCAGGGATCTTGAAGGTTGGGCCACAAATATCTTATAGCCCATTTGATAATTGAGTTGACTTTGAAGCAGgacataaaacacataaaattatctAACAGAACAGAACAACAGATTCAACATTGGGTCACTTCTGTATCCTTGTTACCACGTTTTGCCCATCTTGTTACAAGATGTCTGTGAGGTggataatatccccattttacaaacaggAAAACTGAGGTGCAAAAGTTGATAATTTACTCATTTTCACATAGTTCTGAAATATAAGAATCTCGATTTGAATTCAGGTTTTTCCAACTAAAGTATATAGTGATGAGCAAACAGGCATGGACTTATTCTTCTGGAGaaatgcttgttttattttattactgttttagtACATGCTATAATCAAagtcacaaagataaaaatattagatttatGAAAGAACTGTGtatattaatttctttctcagcaaatcaaaatcaaaacctgtGTAATCAACAAGACTTTTTTCCACTCTGTCCTTTTAATCTTCCAGATAGATACAAGGGATGAGAGATAGTGCATATCttatttttactaaataaaaGTCTCTTGTCATATTTGGCCTCCTAAACTAAGAAGCTTAGTGTCATTCAGCTTTCTTTTCAGCAGAACTGATTACCAGTAATGTGCGTA includes:
- the LOC113930317 gene encoding LOW QUALITY PROTEIN: polyadenylate-binding protein 1-like (The sequence of the model RefSeq protein was modified relative to this genomic sequence to represent the inferred CDS: inserted 1 base in 1 codon; deleted 1 base in 1 codon), giving the protein MSASVPHFEMSTLYVGNLQPEVNEAMVYAKFNSAGPILSIQVCSDLVTRCSLGYAYVNFLLRADTEWALHTMNFDIINGKPLHIMWSKCDPSLRKSGVGNIFIKNLHKSIDNKSLYDTFSVFGNILSCKVVTDENGSKGFGFVHFENSEAAKRAIAKMNDILLKGSQVFVGQFKPHKEREAELRAKANIFTNVYIKNFGDDVDDECLKEVFGEFDSVLSVRVMTDESGKSKGFGFVNFENFEDAKKAIERMNGKVLNGNQIYVGRAQKXLKRQSELKHKFEQIKQGKLTKCKGANLYVKNLEDDIDDKRLRGEFSLFGTISSARVMMEAGHSKGFGFVCYTSPEEANKAVMAMNGKIVITKPLYVAIAQSKDERQAFLTKNYMERISAVRDGDDSILNYRKIPSSNNFIPNLPQSQCSNVHFYKPVVRAK